The Kineosporia corallincola DNA segment CAGGTGGCCGACGTGATCGCCGGCCGGCTGCGGCAACAGGGGGCGCACGACGTGGAGGTGGTGATCGGCGGGGTGGAGGCCGAGATGGCCACGCGCGGCGCGCTGACCACGCCGGGCACCGAAAGACCGCTCGTGGTGCTGGATCTGGGTGGCGGATCGACCGACGCCGCGCTGGCCGGGCCGGACGGCCGGATCAGCACCGTGCACGTGGCGGGGGCCGGTGACCTGGTCACCCGGCTGATCGCCGCCGAGCTGGGCGTGCGACGCGACCTGGCCGAGGAGATCAAGCAGTGCCCGCTGGCCCGGTCGGAGAGCTTCTTCCACCTGCGCCTGGAGAACGGCACCGTGCGGTTCTTCGACCAGCCGCTGGCCCCGGAGCTCTTCGCCCGGGTGCTCACTCTCGGGGAACACGCGATGACGCCCGTGCCGACCCGGCACGGTCTCGACCGGATCCGGCAGGTGCGACGCACGGCGAAACAGCGGGTCTTCGTGGTCAACGCGCTGCGGGCGCTCCGCCAGGTCGCCCCCTACCAGGACCTGCGGCAGATCGGGTTCGTCGTGCTGCTGGGCGGTTCCGCGCTGGACTTCGAGATCCCCGAGCTGGTCGCCGACGCCCTGGCCCCGTTCGGGATCGTCTGCGGCACCGGCAACGTGCGCGGCACCGAGGGTCCACGTAACGCGGTGGCCAGCGGGCTGGTGCTGGCCAGATGCTGATCCGGCCGCACATTCTCGTGCTCACCGCGGGGCGGGGCGAGCCGCTGCGCCAGCTCTGCGCCGGCATCGAGGAGGAGGGCGTGCCGTTCGAGGTGCGGCGCGGCACCCCGGGAACCGCGGCGAGTCTGGCCGTCGAGGCCGCACGGCGATCCCCGCTGGGTGTCGGCGTCGGGCTGGACGCGACCGGTCTGATCGTCGTCCATCATTCGAAACTGCCCGACACGCAACCGGTCACCCGCACCCGCGAGGCGCGCCGGGCGGGCCGCCACGCCGCCCGGATCGTCACCGGGACACCGCTGGACCTCGAGGAGAACCGATGAGCAGCCTGAACCTGGCCGACGCCCGGCGGATGATCGACGCCGGGATCCGCGAGGCCGACCGAATCGGCCGGCCGATGAACATCGCCGTGGTGGACGACGGCGGGCACCTGGTCGCGTTCGTGCGGATGGACGGCGCGATCAAGGCCAGTATCGACATCTCCACGCGCAAGGCGAGAACCTCGGTGCTGATGGAGACGCCCACGTCCGACCTGGCCGGGGCCACCCAGCCGGGCGCCGAACTGTACGGCCTGGAACATCTTTCCGGTGGCCTGGTGACGTTCGGCGGCGGCATCCCGGTGACCCGCGACGGCCGCGTGGTGGGGGCCGTCGGGGTCAGCGCAGGTTCGGTGGAGGAAGACGTGACGGTGGCCACGGCAGCTGTGGCGGCAGTGGCGACACACCAGGAGGCTCAGGCGGAGCCGCTGCTCTCCCGCACCACCAGCTCGTGAGCGACGCTGACCTCCCGCACCGCACCGGCCGGGTCGTCGAGCCGGGCCAGCAACGTGTCCACCGCGGCCTGGGCGATGCCGGCCTTGTCGGGCCGCACCGACGACAGCGACGGGGTGGAGAACCGGGACGCCTCGATGTCGTCGAACCCGATCACCGCCATGTCTTCCGGCACCCGTACGTTCTGCTCGTGCAGTTCGCGCAGTGCCCCGGCGGCCAGCTCGTCGCTGAAACAGAACAGCGCATCGGGCCGTTCGGGCCAGGCCAGCAGTTCCCGCACGGCGGTGGCGGCACTGCCCCGGCGGTAGTCGGCGGTGCGCAGGTACCGGCCCTCCGGGTCGAGACCGGCGGCCCGCATGCCCAGCCGGAAACCCTTCAGCCGGTACTTCGACGTGGCGTCCCGGGCGCCGCCGCTGCCGCCGAGCGCGGCGATCCGGGTGCGGCCCCGCCCGGCCAGGTGCGCCACGGCCTGCCGGGCGGCCTCCACGTTGTCGATGCCGACGTGGTCGAGCGAGGTGCGGGCGGTGCGCTCGCCGAGCAGAACCATCGGCCGCCCGCCGGCCAGGCCGGCCAGGTCCACGCCGCGCAGCCCGAGTGAACTGAACAGCACCCCGTCGACCCAGCTGGCCTGGGCGATCGTCTCCAGCAGGGCGCGCTCGCGCTGCGGGTCGCCACCGGACTCGTCGATCTGCACGGTGCAGCCCACCGAGCTGGCGTAGTCGACCACCTCGTGGGCAAGCTCACCGAAGTACGACACGTTGATCTCGGGCAGCACCAGCATGATGATGCCGGTGCGGCCCTGCCGCAGGCTGCGGGCCACCAGGTTGGGCCGGTAGTTCAGCTCTTCCAGCGCGGCCTGCACCCGGGCCCGGGTGGCGGGGGCGATGTGCTGGAAGCCGTTCACCACGTTGGAGACCGTGCGGACCGAGACACCGGCCCGCTCGGCCACGTCGCGCAAGGTCACCGCCATCCGCGCACCTTCTCACATCCCCCGCCGCCGGTGTGAGGGCGGCGGGGCGCACGATCACGCACCCGCCGCCCCGGGTTCAGTCCTGCCAGCCGTTCGTCGCCCCGGCCTCCAGCTTCCTGCCCTCCCGGGTGCCCGTGACGATCGCCCGGATCGTCTCCACCGGCAGCTTCGGGGTGCCGTCGGCGTAGAGCAGGCCGTTGGTCTCCTGGCCGGTGTCCATGAACTGGGTGTAGCAGAAGCCGACCAGCGTGGGGGCCTCGCGCAGGGCGTCGAACAGTTCGCCCACCACGCCCTCGTACTCGGCCGGGCTGGTGACGCTGGCGTAACCCCAGTTCTCCGGGTCGGCCGACAGCGAGATGCCGCCGAACTCGGTGAGCATCAGCGGGGCCACCCCGGCGTCCCACTTGGCCAGGGCCGCCGGGTCGACGATCGGTTTGCGCCCCTGCACGCCGAGCTCGGAGCGCACCGTGGCGTCGGCCGCGGCCGCGGAGCCCCAGAGCCGGATCAGGCCGGGCCCGTTCGTGGTGTAGTCGTGGATGCCCATGATGTCGCTGTCGACGTGTTCCCAGCCGTCGTTCGAGATCACCGGGCGAGTCGGGTCGAGGGCACGGGTGAGCGCGCTGAGGCCCTTGGCGAAGTTCTGCTGCGCCACGTCGTGGGCGATGTCCTGCACGCCCCAGCTCTCGTTGAACGGCACCCAGACCACCACGCTGGGGTGGCTGCGGTCACGCCGCACCAGCTCCAGCCACTCGGCCGTGAGCAGTTCCACCGCGGTGTTCGAGAACGAGTACGCCGCAGCGGTTTCGCCCCAGACCATCAGGCCGAGCCGGTCGGCCCAGTAGAGGAACCGCGGGTCCTCGGCCTTCTGGTGGTTGCGCACCGAGTTGAAGCCCATCGCGATCAGCAGCTCGACCTCGGCGCGCAGCTGGCCGGTGCCGGTGTTCGCGTTGTGGGTGTCGGGGCGGTAGCCCTGGTTCAGCACGGAGCGGGTGTAGATCGGCGCGTCGTTCAGCTTGAACGCCCCGCCGCCCACCGAAACCGTGCGCAGGCCGGTATAACTCGCCACCTCGTCGAGCACCTCGCCACCGGCCCGGTCCCGCAGCACCACGGCGATGTCGATCAGGTTCGGGTGCTCCGGGCTCCACAGCAGCCGGGCCCGGTCCTGGCCGTTGACCAGGGCCGCCAGCCGCAGGTCGACCGGCACGGTGGCGCCCTGCACCAGCACCGACCCGAAGGCCAGCACCTCGTCGCCGAAGCTCACCTCGACGTCGAGAACGGCCGGGGCGGAAGGGATCCGGTTCAGCGTGACCTCGCCGCGCAGCGCGCAGCCGGCCACGTCGGGACGCCAGTACACCTCGGTGACATGCGCGGCCGGCACCGACTCGGCCCAGACCGTCTGCCAGATCCCGGTGGTGCGCTCGTACCAGATGCCGTGGGTCCGGTCCCGCCAGTCCTGCTTGCCGCGGGGTGCCTCCATGCTGAACGGGTCGTCCTCGGCACGCACCACCAGCAGGTGCTCGCCGGCGCCGGGCGTGAGCAGGTCGGTGACGTCCACGGTGAACGGCGTCTGCCCGCCGACGTGGTGCCCGGCGTGCTGTCCGTCGATCCAGACGTCGGCGCGGAAGTCCACGGCGCCGAAGTGGATCAGCGCACGTCGTCCACCGTCGGTCGCCAGCGCGGCACCGTCGACCGTGCGGCGGTACCAGACCACCGGATGGAAGCCGGTGTCGTGGATGCCCGAGGCCGGGGACTCCGGCGGGTAGGGCACCTGGATCGTGCGGTCGAAAACCGGGGCAGACTCGAAACCGGCCGCGTACCAGCGCTCCGCGCGCCCGGCGTCCGCGTCGTCGTGGGCGAAGTCCCAGCTTCCGTCCAGGCCGGTCCAGTCACCCCGGGCCAGGATCGGCCGGGGGTACGAGCCGTCCTGCTGTGTCGCCTTCACGTCTGAGCCCTCTCCTCTGCACCTTCACGAGCACCTTCACGAGCACCGTCCGCGGACACCGCTCACGAGCACCTTCACCGACATGCGCCGCCGTCGGTCCGGTGACAGCATGATGCCTGCCTTTGCAACGATGCAACATGCAGGTCAGCAAAATCCCGTAGCCGCCCGGACACGCTGGGCGCACGACCGGAAAAGCTGTCCGGGCAGGTCTTGCATCGATGCAAACGGGTGTGTCAAGGTCCAGCCACTTAGCTAGAGCGCGCGGGCCGCACAATGAGGAGCGAATGCCGTATGCGTGGTGATTTCACACGCCGCAACTTCCTGGCCATGGGAGGCGGCCTGTCGCTGGCGGGCCTGTTGTCCGCCTGTGGATCTCCCGTCGTCACCAGCCTGACCGGCGGTCAGCCGGCCACCGCGGATGTCATCTTCTGGCATCTGTTCGGCGGCGGCGACGGCGAGAACATGGGCACGATGGTCGACACCGTCCAGAAGGCCACCGGCCACTCGGTCGAATCCACCCTGCTGTCGTGGGGTAACCCCTACTACACGAAACTTGCCCTGGCGGCTTCCAGCCAGCGCCCGCCGGACGTGGCCATCAGCCACCTCTCCCGGCTGTCCACCCTGGCCCAGGCCGGGCTGCTCACCCCCTACGAGGAGACCGGTCTCGCGGAACTCGGTGTCACGCAGGACAAGTTCTCCGCACCGGCCTGGCAGAAGGCCACCATCGACGGATCCACCTACGCGATCCCGCTCGACACCCACCCGTTCGTGCTCTATTACAACGTGGACCTGGCCGGGAAGGCCGGGCTGCTGAACGACGCGGGCGACGGTCTCACCGACATCTCCGGCGAGGAGCGCTTCCTCGAGGCCCTGACCGAGATGAAGAAGGTCACCGGGAAGTACGGCGTCACGATGGCGAACACCGCCGACCCGTCCACCGCCTGGCGCTGGTTCATGACGGTCTACGGCGGCCTGGTGAAGGACCAGGGCATCGTCTCCGACTCCGGCACGAAGGTGACGGTGGACGACGAGGCCATGCAGGAGACCTTCGCGTTCCTCCAGAAGATCACCGTGGGGCAGAAACTGGCGCCGCCGAACGCCACCGGCGCGGTCGCGACCCAGCAGTTCAGCGGCGGCGAGGCGGGTTTCCTGTTCGACGGCGTCTGGCAGATCACCGTCTACTCCGGCGTGAAGATGCCCGACGGCAGCACGCTGAACCTGAACATGGTGCCGTTCCCGGCCCTGCTCGGCGACGAGGCCTGCGCCTACGCCGACTCGCACTCGCTGGTGATTCCCCGGGCGAGCGGCCGTTCGGCCGAACGTGCCGGATACGCGGCACAATTCATTCAGGGCCTGCTCGGGCAGAGCGCGCTGTGGGCGCAGGGCGGGCACATCCCGGCCTGGCTGCCGACCGTGGAGAGCGCCGCGTTCAAGGAGCTCAGCCCGCAGAAGAACTACGTGGACGCCGCCGCGAACGCGGTCTACGACCCGGACGGCTGGTACACCGGCGCCGGATCGGACTTCCAGAACACGGTGGGCGCCATCATCATCTCGGCGCTGGCGGGGCAGATGACCCCGAAGAGCGCCACCAGCCAGATGAAGTCAGCGCTGAAGAAGCTGGCCGACACCAACGCGCCGGTGAGCTGAGGGAGTAGATCGTGACCACCGCAACCACGGCTGTCCCCACCACCCGCGTCCCGTCCGACGGGCGCGACAACCGGGCCGGCTGGATCTTCTCCACCCCGTTCCTGGTGCTCTACGCCCTGTTCCTGATCGGCCCGGTGCTGGTCGGCCTGGTGCTGAGTTTCTTCAACACCGCCACGGTGAAGAACGACCTCGGCGCCTTCGTCGGCCTCGACAACTACCTGGACATCCTGTCCAGCGTCGACTTCTGGAAGTCGATGTGGCACTCCACCCTGTTCACCCTCCTGACCGTGCCGTTCCTGGTCGTGCTGCCGCTGCTGGCAGCGGTCTTCGCCGCCCGCATCACCCGTAACCGCTGGTTCTACCGGGTGGCCTTCTTCGCCCCCTACGTGGTGCCGTCGGCCTCGGTGGCACTGATCTTCAGCTACATCTACTCCCCCGAGATCGGGCTACTGACCAAAGCTTTCACCAGCGTCGGGCTGCCCGACCCGGGATTCCTGAGCGCCACCAAGGGCGCCTGGTTCGCGGTCACCCTGATGACGGTGTGGTGGACCTTCGGTTTCAACTTCGTGCTCTACACCGCCGCGTTGCAGGAGATCCCGGAGGAGACCTACGAGGCCGCGGCCATCGACGGGGCGAGCGCCTGGCAGCAGATCCGCTCGATCACCGTCCCGCTGCTGCGGCCCACCATCGGCCTGGTGCTCATGCTCCAGGTGCTGGCCTCGCTCAAGGTGTTCGACCAGATCTACATCCTGCTGGGCGGTGGCCCGAACGGCAGCACCCGGCCGGTGATCGAGTACATCTACGACACCGGTTTCACCACCTACCGGGCGGGTTACGCGGCCGCCGGGACCATGGTCTACTTCCTGATCCTGGTTCTCGTCTCCGCCGTCTGGATGATCACCAGCCGCCGCCGCGACGCGCGCGCGTGAAGGGACCGAAAACATGACCACGACAACCCTTCCCACGCCGCGTAAGCGCAAGGAACGGTCACAGGCCGACAAGACCGGCTCGAAGGCGTTCAACCGGCTCGCCGCCACCTGTCTCACGTTGTTCGCGCTGATCTGGCTGATCCCGTTCGCCTACGCGGTGATCACCTCGGTCCGCCCGATCGAGGAGATCACCGCCGACCCGATCGGCTTCTCGCTGGGCAGCTGGACGCTCGACGCGTACCACGCCGCCTTCAGCCTGAACTCGATCGGCTGGTGGTACCTGAACAGCTTCCTGATCTCCACGCTGTCGGTGGTCTTCACCGTGATCGTCTGCTCGCTGATCGCCTTCGGCCTGGCGCACCTGCGGTTCCGGGGCAAGGGCGCGCTGACCGTCCTGATCCTGGCCGGCCTGATGGTGCCGATGGAGGCCCTGGTCCTGCCGCAGTTCATGGAGTTCCGGGCGTTCGGCCTGCTCGGCACCTACTGGGCGCTGATCCTGCCGGCCACGGCCTCACCGGTCGCGGTGTTCGTGTTCCGCTCGTTCCTCAAGGGCATCCCGGACGCCCTGATCGAGGCGGCGCGGATCGACGGGGCCTCGTGGTGGCGGATCTACCGGCAGATCTGTATGCCGCTGTGCCGCCCGGCCGTCTCCGCGGTGGCGATCTTCACCTTCATCACCACCTGGAACGCCTTCCTGTGGCCGTTGCTGGTGCTGACCCAGACCAAGTCGCAGACCATCCCGGTGGGTCTGAGCGGCCTGCTCGGGGCGACCAGCATCAACCAGGCCGAGGTGATGGCCTCGGCCGTGCTCGGCCTGCTGCCCCTGCTGGTGGTGTTCCTGGTGGCCCAGCGTCAGATCGTGCAGGGCGTGGCCAGCACGGGCATCAAGTAGCACTCTCCTCGCCGTCGCCGAGTTTCCCCAGCGAGCGCAGATAGCGCCGCAGGCAGAGCTCGGCGACGGTGAGCTCGCTGTCCGGGATGTTCAGGGCGTACACGGTGCGCTCGTCCAGCTCGTCGGCCATCACCCCAGGCTGCTGCGCACAGGCGAGCAGCGTCCGACCACCGGTTGAACAATGGACGGCGCCGGCCTTTCGAGGTCGGCGCCGTTCACAGGTTCCGGCGCAGGCTCGCCCTCACCCGTCCGGTACGCCCGGTACGCTCGGCCGTCGTGCCGAGGATCGTCGAGCTGCTGGTCTCACCGCTGCACCGCTACGAGGGCCGCCCGGCCGACGGCCCGGCGCCCGTGCCGGACGGTGCCCCGGACGATGAACTGGTCGGGCGGATCGCCGTGCGGGCCCGGCTGGGCATCACCGGTGACCGCTACTTCGGGAAGACGGCCCATCGCGACGCGGCCGTCACGCTGATCGCGAGTGAGTCGCTGCCGCCGGGTGTCGGCCTGATCCAGGTGCGGCGCAACATCCTTCTCCAGGGCGTCGACGTGGACTCGATGGTCGGGCGCACCCTCACCCTCGACTCCGGCAGCGGGCCGGTGTCGTTCGAGGTGCGCCGCCGGGCCAATCCGTGTGCCTGGATGGACGTGGTGATCGGGCCGGGTGCGTTCCGGGCCCTGCGCGGGCGGGGCGGGATCCGCTGCGTGCCGGTGAACGACGGCGAACTGCGGCTGGGCCCGGTCGACGTGGTCACCTCGTGATCAGCGAGCGCGTCCCGCCCCCCGGAGGGGGGAGGGCGGAACGCGCATGCTCATCACCAGGGGGCCGTGCGTGGCGGAGCTCCTCGTCGTCCTAAATTGCCCGCCGCCCGGCCAGATTCACCCACAGCAGCAGCACGATGATCGCCCCGATGATCGAGCCGATCAGCCCGGAGGGCTGGAGCAGACCGTCGGCCGAGTCCTTGCCGAAGATCAGGTAACCGAGGAAGCCGCCGACGAACGAGCCGACGATCCCGACGCCGATCGTGGCCGGGATCGACATGCTCTGCCGGCCGGGCACCAGAAGCCGGGCCACGGCACCGGCGATCAGGCCGACGATGATGAGAGTGATGATCAGACCAAGCATTTCGGAGTCCTTCCGAAGGTCGGGCGCTGTGCTCTGACGTCTTCCACGAAACCACCCCTGGGGCTGGTCCACCACACCCCTAAGGGGGTTATCGTGACGAGCGTGACGAAGCCGCCGATCCTCATCGCGCTGGTCAACGACTACGACGTGGTCACCACGGGCCTGGCGCACATGCTCGACCAGTACCGCGAGCGGGTGCTGATCGCCGAGATCGACACCAACCTCGGGGTGGACGACCGGGTCGACATCGTTCTCTACGACACCTTCGCGCAGCCCGAGTCCGACGTCGAGGAGCTGCGCACGCTGGCCGAGAACCCGCGCGCCCGCAGGGTTGTCGTGTACACCTGGAACTTCCACCCGGCCCTGATCGAGCGCGCCCGCGAGCAGGGCATGTCCGGCTACCTGTCCAAGACGCTGCCGGCCGCCGACCTGGTGGAGGCGCTGGAGGCGGTGCACGCCGGCCGGGTCGTGGTCAGCGAGCAGGCACCCCGGGCCCGCACCGCCCCCGGCCTGAACTGGCCGGGCCGCGGCGAGGGGCTCACCGACCGGGAGGCCGAGGTGCTGGCGCTCATCACCCAGGGCATGAGCAACGCCCAGGTGGCCGGGCTGACCTACCTCAGCCCGAACACCATCAAGTCGTACATCCGCAGCATCTACCGCAAGATCGGGGTGGCCAGCCGCACCCAGGCGGTGCTCTGGGGTGTGCAGCACGGCTTCACGCCCGACCACCACCGGGTCGAGCACTGGCAGGGCGGCCCGTGATCACCACTTCTCCCGGTGCACGAACCGCTCCAGCGGGGAGCGGCTGCGCCAGCCGTGCCGTTCCAGGTCGGGCACCTCGTGCAGCGAGCTGACCGGTCCCAGGCAGAGCCAGGCCACCGGCCGCACCCCGTCCGGGATGCCGAGCAGCCCGGCCAGGAAGGGCTCCCGGTAGAACGACACCCAGCCCACGCCCAGGTCCTCGGCGGTGGCGGCCAGCCACAGGTTCTGGATGGCCAGGCACACCGAGTACAGCCCGGCGTCGGCGATCGCGTGCCGGCCCAGCACCGCCGGCCCGCCGCGCTGCGCGTCGTAGGTGACCACCACCGACAGGCTCGACTCCAGCACCCCGTCGATCTTGATCCGCGCGAACCGCTCGGCCTCCTCACCGCTCAGGGTTGCCGCGAACGTCTCGCGCTCGAGCTGCACGTGGTCGAAAAACGCCTGCCGGGTGCCCTGGTCCCGGATCAGCAGGAAGTCCCAGGGCTGCGACATGCCCACGCTGGGGGCGGCGTGCGCGGCGGACAGCACGCGTGCCAGCGTCTCGTCGTCCACCGGCGCACCGGTGAACTCGGCCCGCACGTCGCGGCGGCGGAACATCACGTCATACAGATCTCGCACGGGCCTCATTCTGGCCGGGTCCGCTCTAGGCTCGTTTCATGGCTCTCATCCACCAGGCGACACTGAGTCCGTCGAAGATCGAGCTACTGAACTCCTGGCTGCGCTCCCGGGCCTGGGCCGACGGCCTCACCGGCGTGCGCAACGCCGGGGCCTACCGTTTCGACGACCCGGACGGGCAGGTCGGGATCGAGACCATCCTGGCCACCACCGACGATCCGGGCGCCCCGCTGCTGCACATTCCGCTGACCTATCGCGGCGAGCCGCTGCACGGCGCCGACGAGCACCTGATCGGCACCACCGAGCACTCCGTGCTCGGCACCCGCTGGGTCTACGACGGGTGCGGCGACCCGGTCTGGGCGGCCGTGGCCGCCTCCGTCATCCTCACCGGTGGCTCGCAGGTGGCGGAAATGGTGGCCGACGCAACCGGCGAGCTGACCGAACGCACGCCGACGGCCACCGTGATCGGCAGCGGCACCCCCGGCACCGGGATCCCGCCGATCGTCGGGGCTCAGCCGCACGACGAGGCCGCCGGGTACACCGTGGTCACCACCGGTGGCCCGGTGCTGGTCGTGGCCCGCATCGTGGGCCGCGAGCTGACCGGGGTCACGCAGACCCTGACCGCGCGCGTGGCCGGCGGCGATCCGGTGGTGGTGGCGGGCATCCGGATCTGACGCGGAAGAGGGCGGACGGTGCGGGTTCTCACCCACCACCGCCCGCCCTCGCGGACCTCCGCTCAGCTGACGCCACTCACCGAGACGAATCCCTCCAGCGGTGTGGTCGCGCTCCCGGGCCGGATGTCCGGGCCGACGCTGCCCTCGCCCCAGTAGTGGTCACCGATGTTGGTGATCCATTTCTTGGCGGTGTCGTCGTAGGTGGCCGGGCTGACCGAGCGCCACCTCCGGCCGGCCGGCTCCAGGTCGTTCGCCATCGAGCCCCAGGCCTGCTGCACGGTCAGCGCCGGCCGCAGTTCCCACCACAAGAACTTCTCCGGGAACAGGTAGCTCGCGAACCGGGCCCCGGTGCCGCCGTTCACGCACTGGGCGTTGGTGTCGAAGCCGTTCAGCAGGTGCAGGCCGCGGAACGCCTTGCCCCAGCGGTCGAAGTAGTCGAGCGTGCCGTCGGTGTCGCGCAGCACCTGGCAGCTCTCCAGCTGGAGCCACTCCAGCTGGTCGTCGCCCCAGCGGGCGTCGTCCGGGGTGATGTTCCCGTCGTCGTGCGCCCCCTTGAAGGTGAAGCCGCCGGGCCCTCCGTGGCCGGTGTACCACTGGGCGTCCACCTTGTCGGTGTAGTCGGCGTCCCAGCCCTTCTGGTTCTTGTCCTTGAAGTCCTTCTCGAAGGCGCTGGCACCCCGCCAGTCGAACGACACGGTGTGGTTGTGCGCCTTGATCACCGACCTGAACCCGTTCGCGCTGTCCTGCGCGCACTGCCACTCGTCCACGGTCTGCTCGATGCCGTTGGTGGCGAAGGTGCCGCCCGCGCCGCCCTGCACGCCGGTGGCCGAGGCGTCGCCCTTGGCGTTCGCCAGGCTCACCCGGGCGGTGCTGGTCAGGCCGTCGGCGTCGGTCACGGTGACGGTCAGCGCCTCCACGGACGACCTGGTCAGCCGGTCCCGTTGGGCCGGCGTGTAGGCGATCTCGGGCTTCTCGCCGTCCAGCTGAACCGAGGACGACGCCCAGCGGTACGCGTACGGCGCCGTGCCGCCGCGCACCCCGGCCGCGGCCGAGACCGTGGTCCCGTCACCGCTCGCCTTCAGCGTGACCGTGGGGGCCAGCGCCGGCGCGGCCGCCACCAGCTTGCCGCCGTAGCGGCTGTCCTGCTCGATCGCCCCGGTCGGCCGGCAGATGTAGTGCGGAACCAGCTTCGTCACCGTGCCCTTGCCGTCGGCCTCGGTCGCCCCGAGGGCGGAGGCGTAGTAGCCGAGCACCGGGGTGTCCTGCTTGACCGCGTCGCCGTACAGCGCGGTGCAGCTCTTCTGCGCCGTGGCCGGGCTGACGATCGGCACCTGCCCCGACGCCTCCACCTGGCGCACGGCCTGGCTCAGCTGGATCACCGTGCCGTCACCGGCGAACGAGGCCCGAGCCTTGGCGCCCGGCCCGACCACCGGAATCCCGCCCAGCGTCAGCTGGTACGAGACGGTGGTGTCGATCTGATAGCTGCGCGTGGTCTTTTCGCGGGTGGCGCGATGGTCCACGGTGGTGTGACCGATCACCGTCTGCGCCCCGTAGCCCTTCGGCACGGGCAGGACCTCCTTGGCCCGGCGCAGCGCCAC contains these protein-coding regions:
- a CDS encoding CG0192-related protein, which encodes MALIHQATLSPSKIELLNSWLRSRAWADGLTGVRNAGAYRFDDPDGQVGIETILATTDDPGAPLLHIPLTYRGEPLHGADEHLIGTTEHSVLGTRWVYDGCGDPVWAAVAASVILTGGSQVAEMVADATGELTERTPTATVIGSGTPGTGIPPIVGAQPHDEAAGYTVVTTGGPVLVVARIVGRELTGVTQTLTARVAGGDPVVVAGIRI
- a CDS encoding DUF6345 domain-containing protein; this encodes MSSTTRRARGRALTVTLAAATTGAVLMPLSGGASAQARPLGAAIVPTATVYQVVQEGLTATDAETLARTAGIGNALRPDGSFSYTDPERFARVPTSFLREGKDESGLPTASESVDFAALARIKAPSDDVALRRAKEVLPVPKGYGAQTVIGHTTVDHRATREKTTRSYQIDTTVSYQLTLGGIPVVGPGAKARASFAGDGTVIQLSQAVRQVEASGQVPIVSPATAQKSCTALYGDAVKQDTPVLGYYASALGATEADGKGTVTKLVPHYICRPTGAIEQDSRYGGKLVAAAPALAPTVTLKASGDGTTVSAAAGVRGGTAPYAYRWASSSVQLDGEKPEIAYTPAQRDRLTRSSVEALTVTVTDADGLTSTARVSLANAKGDASATGVQGGAGGTFATNGIEQTVDEWQCAQDSANGFRSVIKAHNHTVSFDWRGASAFEKDFKDKNQKGWDADYTDKVDAQWYTGHGGPGGFTFKGAHDDGNITPDDARWGDDQLEWLQLESCQVLRDTDGTLDYFDRWGKAFRGLHLLNGFDTNAQCVNGGTGARFASYLFPEKFLWWELRPALTVQQAWGSMANDLEPAGRRWRSVSPATYDDTAKKWITNIGDHYWGEGSVGPDIRPGSATTPLEGFVSVSGVS
- the bluB gene encoding 5,6-dimethylbenzimidazole synthase, with the translated sequence MRDLYDVMFRRRDVRAEFTGAPVDDETLARVLSAAHAAPSVGMSQPWDFLLIRDQGTRQAFFDHVQLERETFAATLSGEEAERFARIKIDGVLESSLSVVVTYDAQRGGPAVLGRHAIADAGLYSVCLAIQNLWLAATAEDLGVGWVSFYREPFLAGLLGIPDGVRPVAWLCLGPVSSLHEVPDLERHGWRSRSPLERFVHREKW